GCATGCTCCAGGTCAACGGCTCGCCGAGGATCGACCACGACAGCAGCGCGCCGAAGACGGGGACCAGGTAGGTCACGGTGGACGCGCGCGCCGGCCCGATGCGCTGGATCAGCCGGTAGTACATCAGGAACGCCAGGCCGGTGCAGACCACGCCCAGCGCGCCGGCGCAGGCCCAGGCCGCGGCCGGCACCGGCGCGGTCGGCCAGTGCGTCCATGCCAGCGGCGCCAGCAGCAAGGCGCTGCAGCCCAGGGTCGAGGCCGCCGACGCCGCCGCCGGCAGGTCGCTCATGTAGCGCTTCACCAGGCTGTAGCCGATGCCGTACAGCAGCGAGGCGGTGGCGCCGGCGAACGCGGCCGGCCCCACGCTCAGCCCGGCGGACTTGCCGGTGGCCAGCACCACGATGCCGACGAAGCCGATCAGCAGCGCCACCGCGCGGCGCGCGCCGATCTTCTCGCCGAAGAACAGGAACGCGATCAGCGCAGTGAACAGCACGGTCATCGCGTTGCAGATCGCGCCGATCGCGGCCGGCGCATGCTGCGCGCCCCAGGCGAACAGCAGGAACGGCAGCGCGGAGTTGAGCAGCCCGATCGCCGCCAGGGTCGGCCAGCGCCGCAGCGGAAAGCGCGCGCGCGCCATCCACAGGAACGGCAGCAGCACCGTCGCTCCCAGCGCCAGACGCAGTTCCACCAGCGCGTAGGCGCCGAACTGCGGCGCGGCCACGCGCATGAACAGGAACGAGCAGCCCCAGACGATGCCCAGGAACAGCAGCTCCAGCGGCGTGCGCCAGTCGCGCACCGCCGGCGCCGGAAGGCCGTCGGCCGGATCGCCGGACGCGGGGTTGGCTGCATTCACCGTGCTGTCTCCTGGGTTCGTTGTCGATGCCGTCGCGTGTGGCGGCGCCTGTGCGCCTGCAGCCACACGGGCAACGGGTCACGGGAAGCGGGGGCCGCGCCGGTACGTGGCCCGCACCGGCCGCGTATCTTGCGCATGGCTGCCAGGATCGCGCGCCGTCGCAATGCCCACAAGCGCGTAGTATCGTCGCGAGCCACAAATCTGCCGCGTGTCTGCCGATGCAATTGCGCCCTGCCCTGTTGCCCGCGCTCGGCGTGTTCGCCGCCGCGGCGCGCCACCAGAACTTCGCCCATGCCGCGGAGGAACTGCACCTTACCGCCAGCGCGGTCAGCCACCATGTGCGCAAGCTGGAGGCGCTGCTCGGCGCGACGCTGTTCCAGCGCCACGCGCGCGGGGTCAAGCTGACCGCCGAGGGTCGGCAGCTGGCCGATGCGGCCAGCGCGGCGCTGGCCGATATCGCCGCGGTGGCCGGCAACCTGCACCCGCAGGCCGACACCGCGCCGCTGCGCATCACCACGCTGCGCTCGCTGTCCTACTGCTGGCTGCTGCCGCGGCTGCCGCGCTTCTGCCAGGCGCATCCGCACGTGCGCCTGGACATCCAGACCGACGCGGCGTTCTCGCGCTTCGAGGACGGCGGTCCGGAGCTGGGCATCCGCTACGGCCAGGGCGCGTGGCCGGGGCTGACCTCGCACCACCTGATGGACGACGAACTGTTCCCGGTGGCCTCCCCGGCCCTGCCGCAGCTGGCCACGCTGCGCCATCCCGAACAGATCGCGCAGCTGCCGCTGCTCAGCGACATGTCGCCGCAGGGCTGGCGCGACTGGTTCCGCGCCGCCGCGGTGCGCGGCGTGGCGCTGCCGCCGATGCACACCTTCAACGACAGCACCGACGCGATGCGCGCGGCGGTGTACGGCGTCGGCGCGGTGCTGGCGCGCAAGCACATCGCGCAGCCGTACCTGCAACGCTACGAACTGGTGCGGCTGCCCGGCCCGGCGTTGAAGGCGCGCTACTCCTACTACATCGTGCATCCCGGCCACCGCCTGCCCAGCCCGGCGGCCAGCCAGTTCATCGACTGGCTCAAGCGCGAGGCGCTGGACGAACGCACGCCGATGCCGGCGCTGCCGGCCGAGCTGCTGGGGCTGCCGCCGGGGGCGAGCTAACTGTTCTCGCCTGGCTGCGCTTTTGTAGGAGCGGCTTCAGCCACGACAGGCGTTACCGATGGATCCTGTCGCGGCTGAAGCCGCTCCTACAAAAGGCCATCGCCCGAAACTGGACTTCCCATACGGCGCTTGACACGCGGCCACCAATGCATCATTAATTAGCTAATTCGTTAATTATCTAATCCCTGATGTCCATCGATCGCGTGTTCGAAGCCCTCGCCTCCCGCCCGCGCCGCGAGATCCTCGCCTACCTGTCGGCGCAGGAACTCAGCGCCGGGCAGATCGGGCAACGCTTCGCGATGAGCGCCCCGGCGATCTCGCGGCATCTGTCGGTGCTGGAAGCGGCCGGCCTGGTGTCCAGCGAGCGCCGCGGCCAGTTCGTGGTGTACCGGCTCACCCCCGACAACCTGGTCAACACGCTCAGCGGCTTCGCCTTCGAGGTCTGCCCCACCGCTGGCCCGCTCAAGCGCGAAGCGCGCAAGCTGGCTAAGAAGAACGTCTGAGCCCTACCCGCAACGGCCACAAGGAGCCCGCCGATGACCACCGCCCCGCCCAGGGATCGCGCCGCCGCACAGACCGGCTTTCCGTCCGTGCGCCTGGCCTCGTACAGCGGCGGGCTGCCGGTGGAAGTGACGCTGATCGCGCAGCTCGGCGCCGGCGCCGGCGACCCGCTGATCGCCCAGGCCTGCGTGCGCCAGCGCGCGCATCCCAGCTTCCACGACGCGCTGGACGAGCCGTCGGCGCGTCTGGCCGGCACCGATTTCGCCAACGGCGAAACGACCTCGCTGTTCTCCTTCGCGGTCGGCGCGAACGGGCATCCCTTCCATCGCCACGCCGGGCACCGCATGTTCACCGCGATCACCGGCAGCGGCGGCGCGCAGTTGCGCTTCTGCACCGCGTCGATGGCGCAACTCGAGCAGGACCCGCAGCATTTCCTGGCCGCGCTGCGCCATGTCGACCTGCCGGCCGACTGCCTGTTCACCGTGCGCTTCGGCGGCGGCACCTGGCACCAGTTCGCGCCGTTGCGCGCGAACGCGACGCATCCGGCGTTCTTCGCCCTGTCCTGCCACAGCGACGAGGCCGGCGGCGATCTCGCCGCCGAGGTCCGCGCGCAAGTGCTGGCCGGCACCGCCGACATCGCCACGCTGACCGAACTGCTGCCGGACACGGTGACCGCGCTGCTGGCATCGCCGCAGGCGCGGGCGCTGCAGGTGCCGACGGTGCGCCTGTCGCTGTCGGCCTCGCCCGGCAGCCGCCGGCTGGCCTGGTGCGCGAGCCTGCGCGCGCTCAGCGGGCGCCTGCGCCAGGCGCTGGGCCGCTGGCGGCACCCGCCCGGCTTCGTCGCGCTGGCGCCGCGGCTGGCGGCGGTGCGTGCGCACCCGCAGCCGGTGCCCGGTTCGCTGCTGTGGCGCGAACTGCCGGCGCACGATCATCAGGACAGCGTGCGCCTGCGGCTGCAGGCGCACCAGGTGCACCAGCGCGGCGCGCATGCGCTGATGGTGGCGCTGCTGGAGGGCTTCATGCAGCGTCCGCCGCTCGGCGTGACCTGGTTGATGCGGATCCGCAACACGCTGGTCGCGCCGCTGCGGCTGCGCACCTCGCCGCTGGGCTGTCCGGTGTCCTCGCTGCTGTCGCCGCAGCGCGAGCGCCTGTTCGCCGGCCGCTTCCCGGTGCTGGACCAGGCGCATGCCGCGCACGACCGGCGCGCGCAGGTGCTGCTCGGCGCCGACGACCGCCATCTGCTGTTCCGCAGTTGCGTGGGCGTGGCACTGGACGAGGATGGCAGCGTCGAACTGAGCTTGGACACGCGCGTGGCCTGCCGCAACTGGTTCGGGCGCCTGTACATGGCCACGATCGCGCGCGCGCATCGCCACTACATCGCCCCGGCGATGCTGCGCGCCGCGGCCGACGCGCTGCTGTCGCCGGTGCTCGACGCGGCGGTGCCGGAGCAGGCCGCGCGCGCATCCTGAGGCGTCATCACTTCGCCTTAGCCGGCGCCTGCCTAGCCTTGCCTTCCCCTACCCAGAGAACGGCCCATGCCCCTGCTCCGTATCCGCATCACCGGCAGCGAAGACGACGCCCGCGCCATCATCAACCTGCTCGGCAGCCTGGAAGGCATCGAGCACGTCGAGGAGATCGACGACCTGATGAACCATATGGACGACGACGATTCCAGCTCCGCCGGGCTGCCCGACGACCAGGGTCCCGGCACCCACGAGGTCGAGATCGAGGCCGGCAACCTGGCCACTGCACAGAAGTTGCGCGAGGCGGTGGAGGCATTGGCCTTCGACCTGGAAGTGATCGTGGAGTTCGAGCAGGACGAAGGCTAGCGCGTTCTCTCTCGGCTGCCGAAGGACGGCTGCCGGGGGACTGTAGGAGCGGCTTTGGGTGGCCTCGGGCCATCAGCCGCGAGGGGCTTCATCGGTAGAGCCCGTCGCGGCTGAAGCCGCTCCTACAAGTGATAGAGAGCGCCAGCTTCCTAGACGCGCCTGCGGCGCCGGCGCAGCCAGGCGATCAGCCACCACAGCACCGCGCCGAGCAGCAGGAACGGGGTCAGCGCCGCGATCACGCGGATCGCCCAGGCGGTGGCGGAGGCGAAGATCGCGCCGGTGTCGGCGAAGGCTTCGCCGATCTCGCTGCGGCCACGTTCGCCGTCGGGCGTGGCGAACTGCAGGGTCAGCCGCTGCGTCTCGATGCGCCGCCGATGCTGCGCCGCGTCCTGACTTGCCGCCAGCAGCTGCGTGTCGAGTTCGGCCATTTTCGCCGACAGGCTCATCATGTCGGCCACGCTGAGGTCGCGCCGCTGCTGGAACTCCTGCAGCCGCCGCTGCTCGGCCTGCAACCGCTGCTGCAGGGCGGCGTTGTCCTGCACCGCCTGCGCCAGATCCTCGGCGCGGGTGCTGCGGCTGCCGATCTCGCCGCCGCTGCCGGCCTGGGCGATCAGCGGCTCGACCCCAGCGGGCACGATGCGCACGCTCAGCGAGGCCTGCGGATGCTCGCCGCCACGCTGTTCCACCGACAGCACGTTGCAGACGCCGAAACGCCCGCTCAGGCAGCTGTCCTGGGCCTGCTTGAGCCGCGCCTCGATCTGCGCCGCCGGCAGTTGCACGCTCACGTCGTGCTCGTAGGCCAGCATCGCCGCGCGTCCATCCGCGGTCGGTGCCGCCGCGGACGCTTCGGCCGCACCGCCGGCGCTGTCGGCGTGCTTGGAACAACCGCCCGCGGCCAACGCCAGCAACAGCACGCCCCAGTGCAAGGGCCGCGCCCTCACAGGCTCGCCCCGTCCACGCTGTGCACCTGCAGCGCCGTCAGATCCACCTGCGGCAGGCAGCGTACGTTGACCGCCACCGTGGCCTCGCCGGTCTTGGGGTGGGTGCCCTCGCTGAACGGGGCGATGCCGCAATCCGGGCAATGATGATGGTCGATGTGCAGGCGATTGAAGCGGTAGGTGCCCAGCGCCTCCGGCGCATTGCGCAGCGACAGCGCCGTGCGCGCGCCGAACCACAGCAGTCCGCCGCGGCGCCGGCACATGGAGCAGTTGCAATCGTAGACCTCGGCGATCGGCGCCTCGGTTTCCAGTTCGAATGCGATGCGGCCGCAATGGCAGCTGCCCGAGTAGTTCATCCCTGCACTCCGAGGACCAAGAAGAAGCGCAAGGGTAATCCAACGGCAGGTGCGCGCGCAGCGGCGGCCGCCTATGCTGGCGGATCGACCCACTACAGGAACCCCGATGCGCAAGCACCTGCTCGCCGCCGCCCTGCTCGCCGCCCTCGCCGGCTGCCAGAAACCCGCCGATGCCCCGACGACGCCATCCGCCGCCGCGCCCGGCAGCGCCGCCGCGGCCGCCGACCCGGCCGCCGACACCGCCTTCGCCGCGCTGTCCAAGCGCGCCGTCGACACCTGGATGCAGCTGTCCCCGGTCGGCGCCACCCAGACCGGCGACCACCGCTACGACAGCGAACTGGACGACCTCAGCGCCGCCGGCCGGCAGAAGAGCCTGGACGCGAGCAAGCAGCTGCTGGCCGAACTGGACAAGCTGGACGTGGCCAAGCTCTCGCGCGAGAACCAGGTGGACGCGGCGATCCTGCGCAACCAGTTGCAGTCGGACATCTGGAACAGCGAGGTGGCGCAGAGCTGGGCCTGGGATCCGCAGGTCTACAACGGCCTGGCCGGCGGCGCGATCTACGGGCTGATGGCGCGCGAATTCGCGCCGCTGCCGGAGCGGCTGAAATCGGCCACCGCGCGCATGGAGAAGATCCCCGCGCTGTTCGCGCAGGCGCGCGCCAACCTGGACCCGGCACGGGTGCCGCTGATCAACGCGCAGACCGTGGCCAAGCAGAACCAGGGCATCCTCAGCATCGTCGACACCTTCATCGTCCCGCACGTCAAGGAACTGCCCGAAGCCGACGCGCAGCGCCTGCAGGCGGCGATCGACGGGCTGAAGCAGGCGGTGGCCGAACAGCAGACCTGGCTGGACAAGACCCTGGTGCCCAACGCCAAGGGCGATTTCCGCATCGGCGCGGAGAAGTACGACCAGAAGCTGAAGTTCGCGCTCAATTCCTCGCTGTCGCGCGCCGAGATCAAGCAGCGCGCCGAAGCCGAGCTCAAGCGCGTGCGCGAGGAGATGTACGGCATCGCCCGCACCGTGCTGAAGGACGCCCCGAACGCGCCGGCGCTGGTCGATGCGCCGAGCGACGCGCAGCAGCAGGCCGCGATCGAGGCGGCGCTGGAGCTGGCCTATGCGCAGCATCCGGCGCGCGACAAGGTGGTCGACGATGCCAAGGCCTCGCTGGCCTCCTCCACCGAGTTCGTGCGCAGCAAGAACCTGCTGACCCTGCCCGACGCGCCGGTGGACATCATCCTGATGCCAGAGTTCCAGCGCGGCGTGGCGGTGGCCTACTGCGACTCGCCCGGCCCGCTGGACAAGAACCTGAAGACCTTCTACGCGGTGTCGCCGATTCCCGACGACTGGAGCGCGCAGCAGGCCGAATCGTTCCTGCGCGAATACAACGGCCGCATGATCCACCTGCTGAGCATCCACGAAGGCGTGCCCGGCCATTACGTGGAAGGCTGGCACTCTGCCAAGTTCCCCTCGACCCTGCGCGGCGTGCTGCGCTCGGGCGTGTTCGCCGAGGGCTGGGCGGTGTACACCGAGCGGATGATGCAGGAGCAGGGCTACCTGGACAACGACCCGCTGTTCCACCTGGTGCAGCTGAAGTTCTACCTGCGCACCCTCGCCAACGCCCTGCTCGACCAGGGCGTGCACGTGGACAACTGGAGCAAGGAACAGGCCATGCAACTGATGGTGCACGACACCTTCCAGCAGCAGAGCGAAGCCGAGGGCAAATGGGTGCGTGCGCAGCTGACCTCGGCACAGCTGCCGACCTACTTCGTCGGCGTGCAGGAACACCTGGACCTGCGCAAGGCGATGCAGGCCAAGCTCGGCGACACCTTCGACCTGAAGGCCTACCACGACCAGGTGCTGTCCTACGGCGCGCCGCCGGTGCGGTTCGTGCGGGAGCTGATGCTGGACGAACCGATCCAGTGAGCGGCGGGGATTCGGGATTCGGGATTGGGGATTCGTAAAAGCGGTTCCCCGCGCCCGATGACCTCACGCGATCCAACTGGAGAAAAGCCCCCCTTGAGTCAAGGGGGGCGCGCCGACAGGCGCGGGGGATGTGGGAGATGGTGAGCCGGGGCCCACGGTTTGCGTAGCAAACTGTGGGGGCGACAGCGCGAATGCGCTGACGCCGCGCGCTAGCGCGCTCCTACGAACCCACCCGTCTGCCGCGCCCACAGCCGTGCGTACAGGCCGCCGCGCGCGACCAGTTCGGCGTGGGTGCCGGTTTCGACGATCGCGCCCAGGTCCATCACCACCAGCCGATCCATCCGCGCGATGGTCGACAGCCGGTGCGCGATCGCGATCACCGTCTTGCCGGCCATCAGTTCGTCCAGGCTGTCCTGGATCGCCGCTTCCACTTCCGAATCCAGTGCCGAGGTCGCCTCGTCCAGGATCAGGATCGGCGCGTCCTTGAGCAGCACGCGGGCGATGGCGATGCGCTGGCGCTGGCCGCCGGACAGCTTGACCCCGCGCTCGCCGACCTGCGCGTCGTAGCCGCGCTGGCCCTCGCCGTCCACCAGTTGCTCGATGAACTCGGCGGCGCGCGCCTTGGCCACCGCGGCGCGCAATTGCGCCTCGCTGGCGTCGGGCCGGCCATACAGCAGGTTGTCGCGGATCGAACGGTGCAGCAGCGAGGTGTCCTGGGTGACCAGGCCGATCTGCCCGCGCAGGCTTTCCTGGGTGACCGCGGCGATGTCCTGGCCGTCGATCAGGATGCGTCCGCTCTCCAGGTCGTACAGCCGCAGCAGCACGTTGACCAGGGTCGATTTGCCGGCGCCGGACGGCCCGACCAGGCCGATCTTCTCGCCGGCGCGCACCTGCAGGTCGAGCCCGGCGATGACCCCGCCGCGCTTGCCGTAGTGGAAATGGATGTGCTCGAAGCGCACGTCGCCGCGCTCCACGCGCAGCGGCACCGCGTCGGCGCGGTCCTGCACCTGCGCCGGCTGCGCGATGGTCTCCATGCCGTCCTGCACCGCGCCGATGTCCTCGAAGATGCCGTTGACCGTCCACATGATCCAGCCGGACATATTGTGGATGCGGATCACCAGGCCGGTGGCCAGGGTGATCGCGCCCACGCTGATCTGGCCGCGGCTCCACAGCCACAGCGCCAGCGCGCAGGTGGCGGCGATCAGGAAGCCGTTGGCGACGGCGATGGCGGTGTCCATCGCCGTGGTCATGCGGGTCTGCCGGCGGTGCTTGGCCGCCAGCTCGCCGATCGCCTCGCGCACGTAGCTCTGCTCGCGCCCGGCATGCGAGAACAGCTTCAGCGTGGCGATGTTGGTGTAGCCGTCGACGATGCGGCCCATCGCCTTGGAGCGCGCATCCGAGGCGATCCACGCGCGCTCCTTCATCCGCGGCACGAAGTACACCATCAGGCCCACGTAGACCAGCAGCCACACCAGCAGCGGCGCCATCAGCCACGGGTCGGCCTGGGCGAACAGCCACAGCGCGCTGCCGGTGTAGACGGCGATGTACCACAGCGCATCGACCATCTGCACCGCCGACTCGCGCAGCGAGGTGCCGGTCTGCATGACCCGGTTGGCGATGCGCCCGGCGAAGTCGTTCTGGAAGAAACCCAGGCTCTGCCG
This sequence is a window from Xanthomonas sp. CFBP 8443. Protein-coding genes within it:
- a CDS encoding DUF4349 domain-containing protein; the encoded protein is MHWGVLLLALAAGGCSKHADSAGGAAEASAAAPTADGRAAMLAYEHDVSVQLPAAQIEARLKQAQDSCLSGRFGVCNVLSVEQRGGEHPQASLSVRIVPAGVEPLIAQAGSGGEIGSRSTRAEDLAQAVQDNAALQQRLQAEQRRLQEFQQRRDLSVADMMSLSAKMAELDTQLLAASQDAAQHRRRIETQRLTLQFATPDGERGRSEIGEAFADTGAIFASATAWAIRVIAALTPFLLLGAVLWWLIAWLRRRRRRV
- a CDS encoding ABC transporter ATP-binding protein, which translates into the protein MFRWFESLIEVFPKVETEMPPRGVARFYLHYLRPLWPLLLATLVAGLLLALVEVAMFDFLGRIVDMLAERPGPEFFHRHGGELLWMAAIVLVARPLFVALHNLLVNQAIVPGLSNRSRWLMHNYVVRQSLGFFQNDFAGRIANRVMQTGTSLRESAVQMVDALWYIAVYTGSALWLFAQADPWLMAPLLVWLLVYVGLMVYFVPRMKERAWIASDARSKAMGRIVDGYTNIATLKLFSHAGREQSYVREAIGELAAKHRRQTRMTTAMDTAIAVANGFLIAATCALALWLWSRGQISVGAITLATGLVIRIHNMSGWIMWTVNGIFEDIGAVQDGMETIAQPAQVQDRADAVPLRVERGDVRFEHIHFHYGKRGGVIAGLDLQVRAGEKIGLVGPSGAGKSTLVNVLLRLYDLESGRILIDGQDIAAVTQESLRGQIGLVTQDTSLLHRSIRDNLLYGRPDASEAQLRAAVAKARAAEFIEQLVDGEGQRGYDAQVGERGVKLSGGQRQRIAIARVLLKDAPILILDEATSALDSEVEAAIQDSLDELMAGKTVIAIAHRLSTIARMDRLVVMDLGAIVETGTHAELVARGGLYARLWARQTGGFVGAR
- a CDS encoding DMT family transporter, with translation MNAANPASGDPADGLPAPAVRDWRTPLELLFLGIVWGCSFLFMRVAAPQFGAYALVELRLALGATVLLPFLWMARARFPLRRWPTLAAIGLLNSALPFLLFAWGAQHAPAAIGAICNAMTVLFTALIAFLFFGEKIGARRAVALLIGFVGIVVLATGKSAGLSVGPAAFAGATASLLYGIGYSLVKRYMSDLPAAASAASTLGCSALLLAPLAWTHWPTAPVPAAAWACAGALGVVCTGLAFLMYYRLIQRIGPARASTVTYLVPVFGALLSWSILGEPLTWSMLLAGALILGSVAFSQRAR
- a CDS encoding LysR substrate-binding domain-containing protein, which produces MQLRPALLPALGVFAAAARHQNFAHAAEELHLTASAVSHHVRKLEALLGATLFQRHARGVKLTAEGRQLADAASAALADIAAVAGNLHPQADTAPLRITTLRSLSYCWLLPRLPRFCQAHPHVRLDIQTDAAFSRFEDGGPELGIRYGQGAWPGLTSHHLMDDELFPVASPALPQLATLRHPEQIAQLPLLSDMSPQGWRDWFRAAAVRGVALPPMHTFNDSTDAMRAAVYGVGAVLARKHIAQPYLQRYELVRLPGPALKARYSYYIVHPGHRLPSPAASQFIDWLKREALDERTPMPALPAELLGLPPGAS
- a CDS encoding DUF2867 domain-containing protein, with protein sequence MTTAPPRDRAAAQTGFPSVRLASYSGGLPVEVTLIAQLGAGAGDPLIAQACVRQRAHPSFHDALDEPSARLAGTDFANGETTSLFSFAVGANGHPFHRHAGHRMFTAITGSGGAQLRFCTASMAQLEQDPQHFLAALRHVDLPADCLFTVRFGGGTWHQFAPLRANATHPAFFALSCHSDEAGGDLAAEVRAQVLAGTADIATLTELLPDTVTALLASPQARALQVPTVRLSLSASPGSRRLAWCASLRALSGRLRQALGRWRHPPGFVALAPRLAAVRAHPQPVPGSLLWRELPAHDHQDSVRLRLQAHQVHQRGAHALMVALLEGFMQRPPLGVTWLMRIRNTLVAPLRLRTSPLGCPVSSLLSPQRERLFAGRFPVLDQAHAAHDRRAQVLLGADDRHLLFRSCVGVALDEDGSVELSLDTRVACRNWFGRLYMATIARAHRHYIAPAMLRAAADALLSPVLDAAVPEQAARAS
- a CDS encoding GFA family protein; amino-acid sequence: MNYSGSCHCGRIAFELETEAPIAEVYDCNCSMCRRRGGLLWFGARTALSLRNAPEALGTYRFNRLHIDHHHCPDCGIAPFSEGTHPKTGEATVAVNVRCLPQVDLTALQVHSVDGASL
- a CDS encoding DUF885 domain-containing protein, with amino-acid sequence MRKHLLAAALLAALAGCQKPADAPTTPSAAAPGSAAAAADPAADTAFAALSKRAVDTWMQLSPVGATQTGDHRYDSELDDLSAAGRQKSLDASKQLLAELDKLDVAKLSRENQVDAAILRNQLQSDIWNSEVAQSWAWDPQVYNGLAGGAIYGLMAREFAPLPERLKSATARMEKIPALFAQARANLDPARVPLINAQTVAKQNQGILSIVDTFIVPHVKELPEADAQRLQAAIDGLKQAVAEQQTWLDKTLVPNAKGDFRIGAEKYDQKLKFALNSSLSRAEIKQRAEAELKRVREEMYGIARTVLKDAPNAPALVDAPSDAQQQAAIEAALELAYAQHPARDKVVDDAKASLASSTEFVRSKNLLTLPDAPVDIILMPEFQRGVAVAYCDSPGPLDKNLKTFYAVSPIPDDWSAQQAESFLREYNGRMIHLLSIHEGVPGHYVEGWHSAKFPSTLRGVLRSGVFAEGWAVYTERMMQEQGYLDNDPLFHLVQLKFYLRTLANALLDQGVHVDNWSKEQAMQLMVHDTFQQQSEAEGKWVRAQLTSAQLPTYFVGVQEHLDLRKAMQAKLGDTFDLKAYHDQVLSYGAPPVRFVRELMLDEPIQ
- a CDS encoding metalloregulator ArsR/SmtB family transcription factor — its product is MSIDRVFEALASRPRREILAYLSAQELSAGQIGQRFAMSAPAISRHLSVLEAAGLVSSERRGQFVVYRLTPDNLVNTLSGFAFEVCPTAGPLKREARKLAKKNV